GGTCAATTGCTCGCCTGCAGTGGTAGCCGGTACTGTGTACGTGGCCACCGACGGACGACGACTGTACGCCGTAGATGCCGGGAGTGGACGTGAACAGTGGCAATTCTATACGGGGGAGAAAATGCGCTCTTCACCGACAGTAGCCGATGGCACCGTCTATGCCGGGAGCAACGGCGGAACCCTGTACGCAGTAGACGCCACCACCGGCGAGGAGCGATGGCAGTTTGGAACTGATGGGTGGATCAAAGGCTCGTCAGTAGTCATTAATGAGACCGTGTTCGCTGGGAGTCTTGACGGGACGCTCTATGCCGTCGACGCAGCCGACGGCCGAGAACACTGGCGGTTCGAAACGAATGACCGGATTCGATCCGCACCAGTCGCGGCTGACGGCACAGTGTACGTTGGCAGTCTCGACCACAATCTCTACGCGGTCGATATCGCAACAGGGCGCGAGCGGTGGCGGTTCGAGACGGGCCACCAGATTCGATACTCACCAGTAGTGGATGACAATTTCGTGTACGTCGGCAGTCTCGATGGGTCGCTGTACGCAATCAAACAAGCGGGGCCGAGCGCGGAGGAGGAAGTGAAACGGGTAATACCGACTACCGGTACAACTCTCTTTGATTCGTCGGAGGAGCAAGCATCTGAAGCGATCGAGACAGCCTCGGAGTCAAACGAGCCGGTATCTCAAGGAATTGGGACAGTATCAGAACCACATGGAGCATCTGAAGAGGGTGAAACAACGTGGTGTGGGTCCTGCGGACGCGAGCTGTCGTCGGACACCGTGGCGTTTTGCCCCGAATGTGGGACACAGCGACGGTGTCGTGAGTGCGGCTTTGACTTCACCGACCGGGACGAGGTGCCGAACTACTGTCCGTCCTGTGGCGAAGAACAGTGAGTGAGCAGTGGCCGACAGAGCAACTGGACGCAACCGTCACACGCTTCGTCGAACTTCGTCGAACTACGTCCAGCCACGTCGGTGAGCGCTCTGCTCAAATAACGGGGTTTGGAACATCGGCTGAGAGTGTGGACGACAGCCGGGGGCTATTCGGTGCGAACGACCGCAGAGAACTCCGAGAGCCAATTCTCAGTCGTAGTGAATCCCTCGACACGGACTACACAGCGCCCTCCGTGCCCGGCAACCACCGAAGCAATTAGGCCCGGTGCACGCCACCAACCTATCACCGCGCGCACTGCCAGCTGTGTCGGCTACCCTGCCGAAAGGGAGCGAGACCACTAGACCACTGGCCAACTCAGCTGCCGTGGTGACTCCACCAGCGCGACACCACCATGCACACAGATACAGAGCCGCTTCCCCCAGCGACCCACCTTGGACGAACGGCCCTTCTCGTATCGGATCTCACGGGGATGGTCGAGTTCTACCGGGACGTGGTCGGACTCACCGTCCGCAGCCACACCAGTACGACAGCAGTACTGGGCGTCGAAGGGACGCCACTACTTATCCTGGAGGCCGACCCCGAGGCTCCATCCAGACCGCCGGCCGGAGCAGGTCTCTTCCACACCGCCTTTCGGGTGCCGTCGCGGGGGGCGCTTGGAGACGCGCTAGCACGCATTCAGACACACTGGGAGCTCAGTGGTGCCTCCGATCACGGCGTCAGCGAAGCGCTGTATTTGACCGACCCGGAAGGGAACGGGGTTGAACTCTACCGAGATTACCCCCGTGAAGACTGGCCTCGGACCGGTGATGGACGAGTTCGAATGGGGACGTATCACCTCGATCTCGAGCCGCTGGAAGCGGCAGCCGCCGGACAGCCAGGGGTGCCGGCTGAAACTGATATCGGCCACGTCCACCTGGAAGTAACGTCACTAGAGACGTTCAGCGACTTCTACGTAGATACGGTCGGATTTGAGCCGCAGACAGAGCTGCAGGCTGCACGCTTCGTCGGTGCAGGCGGCTATCACCATCATATCGGGGCAAATACGTGGAACAACCGAACCGAACCAATCAGGGGTACCGGGTTGTCCTGGTTCGAAGTGGTGCTTCCCGACACAGAGACACTGGTGAAGCTTCGGGAGCGACTCACGGCGGGTCAGTATCCACTGACCGAAACAGAGACCGGCTTCGCGGTCACGGGCCCGGACGAAATCCAGATGCGCTTGCGCAGTACAGAAGAGTGAGACCCCATCGGTGTCAATTGGGCTGGCTTTTATGTAACAGCTCTTCACAGTGGCCACATGGTCGATCTCGGTCCAGAATCACCGATTGATGAGTCGCAACTCGTCCCTGGTGCGGATCTCTCCGGCGCTGACCTCTACAGCGACGACCTCTCTGGTGCAAACCTCCGGGGAGCGGACCTCAGTGGAGCCGACCTTCGGCATACTGATTTCCGCCGTGCTGACCTCTCGGGGGCGGATCTCCGGAACGCCGATCTCGCGTTTGCCGATCTCCGAGACGCCGACCTGCAAAATGCCGAC
This portion of the Halosegnis longus genome encodes:
- a CDS encoding outer membrane protein assembly factor BamB family protein translates to MDSVTFRRVSCPSCGNENIRWIGTPDWANPQALQQYCLEPGERDSKALPSSVVNRKLTRATAVCRDCIPSVSAAVIREELTLSAEEATVEGETMPGTPQWAFETGNQVRSSPAVADGIIYTGSTDWKLYAVDAESGRKRWEFATGGRIKSSPAVEDGSVYIGSNDEHVYAVDAETGREEWRCDTGHWGRASPVVDDGTVYIGSYDTNLYAIDSATGSVRWQFDTQGMVNCSPAVVAGTVYVATDGRRLYAVDAGSGREQWQFYTGEKMRSSPTVADGTVYAGSNGGTLYAVDATTGEERWQFGTDGWIKGSSVVINETVFAGSLDGTLYAVDAADGREHWRFETNDRIRSAPVAADGTVYVGSLDHNLYAVDIATGRERWRFETGHQIRYSPVVDDNFVYVGSLDGSLYAIKQAGPSAEEEVKRVIPTTGTTLFDSSEEQASEAIETASESNEPVSQGIGTVSEPHGASEEGETTWCGSCGRELSSDTVAFCPECGTQRRCRECGFDFTDRDEVPNYCPSCGEEQ
- a CDS encoding VOC family protein, producing MHTDTEPLPPATHLGRTALLVSDLTGMVEFYRDVVGLTVRSHTSTTAVLGVEGTPLLILEADPEAPSRPPAGAGLFHTAFRVPSRGALGDALARIQTHWELSGASDHGVSEALYLTDPEGNGVELYRDYPREDWPRTGDGRVRMGTYHLDLEPLEAAAAGQPGVPAETDIGHVHLEVTSLETFSDFYVDTVGFEPQTELQAARFVGAGGYHHHIGANTWNNRTEPIRGTGLSWFEVVLPDTETLVKLRERLTAGQYPLTETETGFAVTGPDEIQMRLRSTEE